From Litoribacterium kuwaitense, one genomic window encodes:
- a CDS encoding YigZ family protein, giving the protein MLSHYYTVKQEGEHEIVIQKSRFIGACRRVESSDEALSFIQQKKKEHASATHNCSAYLTGEHDQIQKANDDGEPSGTAGVPMLEVLKKQQLKDTVVVVTRYFGGIKLGAGGLIRAYGKTVSETLKHVGIVERILMNVVLVEIDYHWVGKVENEVRSSQYPVKQMDYSNQVGIQMYVAPNDHDHFVDWITEMTNGQGQISILGSEYLEKDVHHGSS; this is encoded by the coding sequence ATGTTGTCACACTATTATACCGTAAAACAAGAGGGGGAACACGAAATCGTTATACAAAAATCGAGATTTATCGGTGCTTGTCGACGTGTCGAAAGTTCCGATGAGGCCCTCTCGTTTATTCAGCAGAAAAAAAAAGAGCACGCATCTGCAACACATAATTGCTCTGCTTATTTAACTGGCGAACACGACCAAATTCAAAAAGCCAATGATGATGGTGAACCAAGCGGTACCGCTGGTGTCCCAATGCTGGAAGTGTTAAAAAAACAACAACTGAAGGACACAGTTGTTGTCGTTACGAGATATTTTGGCGGCATTAAGCTCGGTGCCGGTGGACTCATACGTGCCTACGGGAAAACAGTAAGCGAAACATTAAAACATGTAGGCATCGTTGAACGTATTTTAATGAATGTTGTTCTTGTCGAAATTGATTACCACTGGGTTGGAAAAGTAGAAAATGAAGTTCGGTCTTCTCAATACCCTGTGAAGCAAATGGACTATTCTAATCAAGTCGGCATACAAATGTATGTTGCACCTAATGATCACGATCACTTTGTCGATTGGATAACAGAAATGACAAATGGACAAGGACAAATTTCGATCTTAGGGAGCGAATACTTGGAGAAGGATGTTCACCATGGATCATCATAA
- a CDS encoding DUF6470 family protein: MDMPRLQIKSTDAQLGIHTTQPQQTIRQPKAEMSIRQPKATVRIQSEPASLQIDQTRAWESMGLFSVRRAIEKSADRGQQSALAFIGDIASAGDELMKIERGGDPLNRQAAEKHFMPQYEFNIGWIPEPFSVSIRARRGELSIDVTSHSPQINVEPQKPIHLYEPGSVRTYLKKAPTLSISVVR, translated from the coding sequence ATGGATATGCCCCGTTTACAAATAAAATCGACCGATGCTCAACTTGGCATTCACACGACACAACCACAGCAGACGATACGCCAGCCAAAAGCAGAAATGTCTATTCGTCAACCAAAAGCAACGGTGCGAATTCAAAGCGAACCAGCTTCACTACAAATCGACCAGACACGTGCTTGGGAAAGTATGGGGCTTTTTTCGGTAAGGCGTGCGATTGAAAAATCGGCCGATAGAGGACAGCAATCAGCCCTTGCGTTTATAGGGGATATTGCTTCTGCAGGGGATGAGTTGATGAAAATTGAACGCGGTGGTGATCCATTAAACCGTCAGGCTGCAGAAAAACATTTTATGCCACAATATGAATTTAATATTGGTTGGATTCCCGAGCCATTTAGTGTTTCAATTCGCGCGAGACGGGGCGAGTTATCCATAGATGTCACCTCACACTCACCACAGATTAACGTTGAGCCACAAAAACCCATTCATTTATACGAGCCGGGAAGTGTTCGTACATACTTGAAAAAAGCGCCAACCCTGTCCATATCTGTGGTACGCTAA
- a CDS encoding ComF family protein — protein sequence MNCLYCRLPIPKSSGWLDWYNSRPQWLCQECERQFEPIDGQYCFRCMKQSDVEVEICSDCEKWNGVVPHTLQRNYSLFRYNDFMKGFIAQWKYRGDYQLGEVLSPVFNNAFQHVFSRQFTVVIPVPVNNERKRRRKFNQAEQLALFTGARIWRGVDRISAEAQSKKTRHARMEAKIHFEVTEADVPTKAVIIDDLYTTGATVHALAAHLKQAGMREIASMTLIRV from the coding sequence ATGAATTGTTTATATTGTCGTCTTCCGATTCCAAAATCAAGCGGATGGCTTGATTGGTATAACAGCAGGCCACAATGGTTGTGTCAAGAATGCGAGCGGCAGTTTGAGCCGATTGATGGTCAATATTGTTTTCGCTGTATGAAACAATCTGATGTTGAAGTAGAGATTTGCAGCGATTGCGAAAAATGGAATGGCGTTGTCCCTCACACGTTGCAGAGAAACTATTCACTTTTTCGATATAATGATTTTATGAAAGGCTTTATTGCCCAGTGGAAGTATCGTGGTGACTATCAGCTTGGAGAAGTGCTTTCCCCTGTTTTTAACAACGCCTTTCAGCATGTCTTTTCACGTCAATTTACCGTAGTGATTCCTGTTCCAGTTAACAATGAACGAAAAAGAAGAAGAAAATTTAACCAAGCTGAGCAGCTGGCTCTTTTTACAGGCGCTCGTATCTGGCGTGGTGTAGACCGAATCAGTGCAGAAGCGCAAAGTAAAAAAACGAGACATGCTCGCATGGAAGCGAAAATACATTTTGAAGTGACAGAAGCAGATGTACCGACGAAAGCGGTCATTATAGATGATTTATATACGACAGGTGCGACGGTTCATGCGTTAGCTGCTCACTTAAAACAAGCTGGAATGAGAGAAATTGCGTCAATGACATTGATTCGTGTTTGA
- a CDS encoding response regulator transcription factor — MSSTRIVIIDDHQLFREGIKRILELERTFEVVAEGDDGDEAIDLIRTYKPDVVIMDINMPRVNGVEATKRLVETFPGTKVIILSIHDDESYVTHALKTGATGYLLKEMDADTLIEAVKIVSDGGSYLHPKITHNLVKEYRRLLQQKQNHYGEAEPEEVRRPLHILTRRECEVLQLLADGKSNRSIGETLYISEKTVKNHVSNILQKMNVNDRTQAVVVAIKNGWVVVR, encoded by the coding sequence ATGTCATCCACACGTATCGTCATTATTGATGATCATCAATTGTTTCGAGAAGGGATCAAACGAATCTTAGAGCTGGAACGCACATTCGAAGTCGTCGCGGAAGGCGATGATGGCGATGAAGCGATTGATTTAATCAGAACGTACAAGCCGGATGTCGTCATTATGGATATTAACATGCCCCGGGTTAATGGGGTGGAGGCCACAAAGCGCTTAGTCGAAACATTTCCGGGTACAAAGGTGATTATCCTATCGATTCACGATGATGAGTCGTATGTGACCCATGCATTAAAAACGGGCGCAACGGGCTATCTCCTGAAAGAAATGGATGCAGATACACTCATTGAAGCAGTTAAAATAGTGAGCGATGGTGGTTCTTATTTACACCCGAAAATCACCCATAACTTAGTCAAGGAATACCGTCGCCTCTTGCAGCAGAAGCAAAACCATTATGGAGAGGCAGAGCCTGAGGAAGTCCGTCGTCCATTGCATATCCTGACACGTCGCGAATGTGAGGTTTTGCAATTACTGGCTGATGGAAAAAGCAATCGCTCCATAGGTGAAACATTATATATTTCTGAAAAAACGGTAAAAAACCATGTGAGCAATATTCTACAAAAAATGAATGTCAATGATCGAACACAGGCGGTTGTCGTCGCGATTAAAAATGGTTGGGTCGTCGTGCGGTAA
- a CDS encoding DegV family protein has product MKTAIVTDSTAYLTEAMLKNNNIYRIPLNVIMNGESFQEEIELTADDFYDKVRDADELPKTSQPAIGEFTKLYEEIAQSYDAVISIHLSSAISGTYQAAITAGDMIENLEVYVFDSEISCMPQGMLVLAAAKKAQAGIHPQEIVQQLHKLRQHTKAYFIVEDLKHLQKGGRLTGAQALVGSMLQIKPVLHFVDKKIVPYEKIRTRKRAKARIMQKLSESLEREGNATITIIHANRLEEANELKQEIEREYPSASVFISYFGAVIGTHLGEGALGIGWCPVALTE; this is encoded by the coding sequence TTGAAAACAGCCATTGTAACAGATAGTACTGCTTATTTAACAGAAGCGATGCTTAAAAATAACAACATCTATCGAATTCCTCTGAACGTCATCATGAACGGAGAGAGCTTCCAAGAAGAGATAGAGTTAACAGCAGACGATTTTTATGACAAAGTTCGTGATGCAGATGAATTGCCAAAAACATCGCAACCGGCGATTGGTGAGTTCACTAAGCTTTACGAAGAGATTGCGCAATCATATGATGCTGTCATTTCGATACACTTATCAAGCGCCATTTCCGGAACGTATCAGGCGGCGATCACTGCTGGTGATATGATTGAAAATTTAGAGGTGTATGTCTTTGATTCTGAAATCAGCTGTATGCCCCAAGGGATGCTTGTGCTTGCCGCAGCAAAGAAGGCGCAAGCAGGAATACATCCACAAGAGATTGTTCAACAATTACATAAACTGCGCCAACATACAAAGGCTTACTTTATCGTTGAAGATCTAAAGCATTTGCAAAAAGGCGGACGTTTAACAGGTGCTCAGGCACTCGTAGGCAGTATGCTGCAAATCAAGCCTGTATTGCATTTCGTTGATAAAAAGATCGTTCCGTATGAAAAAATTCGCACACGGAAACGAGCGAAAGCACGCATTATGCAGAAGCTCTCTGAAAGCCTAGAGCGTGAAGGGAACGCAACCATCACGATTATTCATGCAAACCGTCTGGAGGAAGCCAACGAATTAAAACAGGAAATTGAACGTGAGTATCCGAGTGCGTCTGTTTTTATTAGTTATTTTGGTGCAGTGATTGGGACGCATTTAGGTGAAGGCGCTTTAGGAATTGGTTGGTGTCCTGTCGCATTAACTGAGTAG
- the fliW gene encoding flagellar assembly protein FliW translates to MHIETKYHGTITVPEPDHLHFSGGLPGFTDERAFVLLPFGEETPYYVLQSVKTKEVAFVVTNPFLFYNDYQFKLEDHTKQALDIQSREEVAVYVVVTLRDPFNTSTVNLKAPIVINQRTRQARQTVLEYEAYQTRHPLFPKEKEAAECSY, encoded by the coding sequence ATGCATATTGAGACGAAATATCATGGAACTATCACAGTTCCTGAGCCGGACCATTTGCATTTTTCTGGAGGGTTACCTGGCTTTACAGATGAAAGAGCTTTTGTGCTCTTACCATTTGGAGAAGAAACGCCTTATTATGTTCTTCAGTCTGTCAAGACGAAAGAAGTCGCTTTTGTTGTGACAAATCCATTTCTATTTTATAACGACTATCAATTTAAGCTGGAGGACCATACGAAGCAAGCTCTTGATATTCAATCGCGGGAGGAAGTAGCGGTTTATGTAGTCGTCACTTTGCGGGATCCTTTCAATACGTCAACAGTGAATTTAAAAGCGCCAATCGTGATCAATCAACGCACCCGTCAAGCACGGCAAACGGTGTTAGAGTATGAAGCATATCAGACGCGCCATCCATTGTTTCCAAAGGAAAAGGAGGCAGCGGAATGCTCGTATTGA
- a CDS encoding DEAD/DEAH box helicase, with translation MFSSPCLDDVSNVQVNHPEKSFFAGRQLLSSELSQYSQIPSGYETITAVDQKNGKTTCRRCGNQQMSSFYSHTCAYCGKLSTYCRRCLQLGRSDTCTLLYRWPAHASHVKQKVQLVWSGELTAQQLYASELISDTIDGGEKLTVWAVCGSGKTEMLFAGIAKALSEGKRVAIASPRSDVIRELAPRLRAVFPQVPMAALYAGTLDVVKDQALLLCTTHQLLRFFAAFDCIIIDEVDAFPYAMDDMLQFAVKQAAKPRCAIIYLTATPSQEMKQQIKQKKLAVVRIPARYHGKPLPEPTFQRLLFGERHFQQQRIPLGLKKRLNRWLDERRPVFLFVPTVKDVAAMVELVQRITPKVAGVHAEDAERIEKVQAFRKQEIAVLVTTSILERGVTIPYVAVAVWQAHHAIFTESALVQICGRVGRSIDDPLGDIVLFHEGLTKDMLAARSHIQDMNHLAMNEKRGEGQ, from the coding sequence ATGTTCTCTTCTCCTTGTTTAGATGATGTGTCGAACGTTCAAGTCAATCACCCTGAAAAGAGTTTTTTCGCAGGACGCCAATTACTATCCTCTGAGTTATCTCAATATTCACAAATCCCAAGTGGTTATGAGACTATCACTGCGGTTGATCAAAAAAACGGAAAGACAACGTGTCGACGGTGTGGAAATCAACAGATGTCGTCTTTTTATAGTCACACTTGCGCCTATTGTGGTAAGCTGAGCACTTATTGTCGCCGATGTCTTCAGCTTGGTAGAAGTGATACGTGTACATTGTTGTATCGTTGGCCAGCGCATGCTTCCCATGTGAAGCAAAAGGTACAGCTCGTCTGGTCGGGTGAATTGACTGCTCAGCAGCTTTACGCCAGCGAACTTATTAGCGACACGATCGACGGCGGCGAAAAACTAACCGTTTGGGCAGTTTGTGGATCTGGAAAAACCGAAATGCTGTTTGCTGGAATAGCGAAAGCCCTTTCTGAAGGAAAGCGGGTAGCGATCGCATCTCCGCGCTCCGATGTCATTCGCGAGCTAGCACCGCGCCTTCGGGCTGTTTTTCCACAGGTTCCGATGGCTGCCTTATATGCAGGCACTTTAGATGTGGTCAAAGACCAAGCTTTATTATTATGCACAACGCATCAGCTATTGCGGTTTTTTGCAGCTTTTGATTGTATTATTATTGATGAGGTAGATGCATTTCCATACGCGATGGATGATATGCTACAGTTTGCGGTAAAGCAGGCTGCCAAACCTAGATGTGCGATTATTTATTTAACAGCGACGCCTAGTCAAGAGATGAAACAGCAAATCAAGCAAAAGAAGCTCGCAGTCGTAAGAATTCCCGCACGATATCACGGCAAGCCTTTGCCAGAGCCTACATTTCAACGCCTCTTGTTTGGGGAGCGGCACTTTCAGCAGCAACGAATACCTTTAGGCTTGAAAAAAAGATTAAACCGTTGGTTGGATGAGCGTCGTCCCGTCTTTCTGTTCGTTCCGACGGTTAAAGATGTGGCGGCGATGGTAGAGCTTGTGCAACGCATCACACCGAAAGTGGCGGGAGTGCATGCGGAAGATGCAGAGCGAATTGAAAAGGTGCAGGCGTTTCGTAAGCAAGAGATTGCCGTCTTAGTGACAACATCAATTTTGGAAAGAGGCGTGACGATTCCGTATGTAGCCGTAGCTGTATGGCAGGCGCATCATGCCATTTTTACTGAGAGTGCACTCGTACAAATCTGCGGAAGAGTCGGCCGGAGCATTGATGATCCGCTAGGTGATATTGTTTTATTTCATGAAGGTTTGACAAAGGACATGCTTGCGGCGCGTTCGCATATTCAAGATATGAATCACCTCGCTATGAACGAAAAGAGGGGAGAGGGACAATGA
- the csrA gene encoding carbon storage regulator CsrA produces MLVLTRKLHEAIQIGDDIEVKIVSIDGDQIKLGINAPKHIDIHRREVYVNIQEENTEAVSAPAHLIEALKHSSS; encoded by the coding sequence ATGCTCGTATTGACCCGGAAGCTCCATGAAGCAATTCAAATTGGTGATGATATCGAAGTGAAAATCGTGTCGATCGATGGTGATCAAATCAAGTTAGGCATTAATGCTCCGAAGCATATCGACATTCATAGGCGAGAAGTATATGTCAATATTCAAGAGGAAAATACGGAGGCGGTCAGCGCGCCGGCCCATTTGATTGAGGCTTTAAAACATAGTTCATCATAG
- a CDS encoding sensor histidine kinase — translation MCQKIDVKLLDSVVERMVKTVHSSKNEVFQIGEQSRQEFEQLKKESMETRRKLNDIIDEGDRLEAHTKLARMRLSEVSKNFKQFSESEVREAYERAHDLQMQLTMNRQKEQQLRERRDDLDRRIMNLRKTVERAETLGSQITVVLNYLTGSFQQVGEMIEDAKQKQEFGLKIIEAQEDERRRLSREIHDGPAQMLANVMMRSELIDRIAKERSMGEALSEVRDLRKMVRSALYEVRRIIYDLRPMALDDLGLVPTLQRYLVTIEEYNKIHIEFQNIGEERRISSRLEVALFRLVQEAVQNAVKHAEPLEVKVKLEITKQNCTVIVSDNGKGFDPDQQHSNSFGLIGMRERVDLLEGEMTIFSAQNQGTRITIIVPMTDSD, via the coding sequence GTGTGCCAAAAAATTGACGTGAAATTGCTTGATAGTGTCGTTGAGCGAATGGTCAAGACTGTACATAGTAGTAAAAATGAAGTGTTTCAAATCGGCGAACAATCTCGTCAGGAATTCGAGCAGTTAAAAAAAGAAAGTATGGAAACACGCAGAAAACTGAATGACATTATTGATGAAGGGGATCGGCTGGAGGCACACACGAAGCTTGCCAGAATGCGGCTGTCTGAAGTGAGTAAAAACTTTAAACAGTTTTCTGAATCCGAAGTACGGGAAGCTTACGAGAGAGCACATGACTTACAAATGCAATTAACGATGAACCGGCAGAAAGAGCAACAATTACGAGAGCGCAGAGATGACTTAGACCGAAGAATCATGAATTTGCGTAAAACTGTAGAACGTGCCGAGACTCTAGGGAGTCAAATTACAGTTGTGCTCAATTATCTGACAGGAAGCTTCCAGCAGGTTGGCGAGATGATTGAAGATGCGAAGCAAAAGCAGGAGTTTGGTCTGAAAATTATTGAAGCACAGGAGGATGAGAGGCGACGACTGTCTCGAGAAATCCATGACGGACCAGCGCAAATGCTTGCCAATGTCATGATGCGTTCAGAGCTTATCGATCGGATTGCGAAGGAACGAAGTATGGGGGAAGCTCTTTCTGAGGTGAGAGATTTACGGAAAATGGTACGGTCAGCTTTATATGAAGTCAGACGAATTATTTATGATCTGAGACCGATGGCTTTGGATGATCTTGGGCTCGTTCCCACCTTGCAACGTTATTTAGTTACGATCGAAGAGTACAACAAGATTCACATTGAATTTCAAAATATAGGTGAGGAGCGCCGGATTTCATCACGGCTTGAGGTCGCTCTTTTTCGTCTCGTCCAAGAGGCTGTTCAAAATGCTGTCAAGCATGCTGAGCCTTTAGAGGTCAAGGTGAAGCTTGAGATCACGAAACAAAATTGCACCGTGATCGTGTCAGATAATGGAAAAGGGTTTGATCCGGATCAACAACACAGCAACTCATTTGGTTTGATAGGAATGCGCGAACGTGTAGACTTACTAGAGGGTGAGATGACGATATTCTCCGCCCAAAATCAAGGAACGCGAATTACGATTATCGTACCAATGACCGATTCAGATTAG
- the flgK gene encoding flagellar hook-associated protein FlgK — protein sequence MTSTFHGLETALRGLRAQQYSLQTINHNVANANTPGYTRQRVNLVATDGFPSVGRNRPLIPGHMGTGVEGTDVQRVRNAFLDQRFRTEYTKTTYWGNRYDSLSRLEGLMNEPSEDGLASTFNEFWDSMQVLATNGENLGARSVVRQKGMALANTFNYLHDSIVEYQNQAKEEIQQTTFDINSILTRINQINQEIGKIEPHGDVPNGLYDQRDMLVDELSSLVNIKTELIQPGANASEVAEGKMSIEIVQDSGLSYDPPIVLLNGKTNSTQEMEVQFSDSEQAATGFSVGDKSYSFNGQADVAIPMGTLKAKIESFGFEIGGQVKGIYPDMLAELDRMAFTFATAFNEQHEKGQTLTEINGGTVGADNPFFVGDNNQMPATMKGFAGQITVSEEIMNDYNLIAAASPGNDIGSGDGGNAQALADLMKADLDFGNGVEASFTDYYEKMIGDMGTTTKESQTLLENAELALLTVDQGRQSISGVLLDEEITNMVKFQHAYNAAARSMTTVDEMLDRIINGMGRVGR from the coding sequence TTGACATCTACTTTTCATGGGCTTGAGACTGCCCTAAGAGGCTTGCGTGCTCAACAATATTCGTTACAAACGATCAATCATAATGTAGCCAATGCCAACACGCCAGGTTATACACGCCAGCGCGTTAATTTAGTTGCAACAGACGGCTTTCCTTCTGTTGGACGAAATCGACCATTGATTCCAGGTCATATGGGTACGGGAGTCGAAGGCACTGACGTTCAACGTGTTCGCAATGCTTTCTTAGACCAGCGTTTCCGAACAGAATATACGAAGACCACCTATTGGGGAAATCGTTACGATTCATTGAGCCGTCTTGAAGGCTTAATGAATGAGCCAAGTGAAGATGGTCTTGCGAGCACGTTTAATGAGTTTTGGGACTCAATGCAAGTGCTGGCCACTAACGGTGAAAACCTTGGCGCTCGTAGTGTCGTACGCCAGAAGGGTATGGCGTTGGCAAACACGTTTAACTATTTACATGACAGCATCGTTGAATATCAAAATCAGGCGAAAGAAGAAATACAGCAGACAACTTTTGATATTAATTCCATTTTGACCCGTATAAATCAAATTAATCAGGAAATCGGTAAAATCGAGCCTCACGGTGATGTTCCTAATGGTTTGTATGACCAAAGAGACATGTTGGTGGATGAGCTGTCTTCTTTAGTGAATATAAAAACAGAATTAATTCAACCGGGAGCAAATGCTTCTGAAGTTGCAGAAGGGAAAATGAGCATTGAAATCGTTCAAGACAGCGGTTTATCCTATGACCCTCCGATCGTTTTACTAAATGGAAAAACCAATTCCACTCAAGAAATGGAAGTTCAATTTAGCGATAGTGAACAAGCTGCTACTGGCTTTTCTGTAGGAGACAAAAGTTACTCCTTTAATGGGCAAGCAGATGTTGCGATTCCGATGGGCACATTAAAGGCAAAAATTGAATCGTTTGGTTTTGAAATCGGTGGACAAGTGAAGGGGATTTATCCAGACATGCTTGCAGAGCTCGACCGAATGGCCTTTACGTTTGCGACGGCCTTTAATGAGCAGCATGAAAAAGGTCAAACATTAACGGAAATCAATGGCGGAACCGTCGGGGCAGATAATCCGTTCTTTGTCGGTGACAATAATCAAATGCCTGCGACAATGAAAGGTTTTGCAGGGCAAATCACAGTTTCAGAGGAGATTATGAATGACTATAATTTAATCGCTGCCGCATCTCCTGGCAATGATATCGGCAGTGGAGATGGTGGCAACGCGCAGGCGCTAGCCGATTTAATGAAAGCTGATCTGGATTTTGGCAATGGCGTGGAAGCAAGCTTTACCGATTATTATGAGAAAATGATTGGTGATATGGGAACGACGACGAAAGAGTCGCAAACATTGCTTGAGAATGCAGAGCTTGCTTTACTCACAGTGGACCAAGGCCGTCAATCGATTAGTGGTGTTTTACTAGATGAAGAAATTACGAATATGGTCAAATTTCAGCATGCGTACAATGCTGCGGCAAGAAGCATGACAACTGTCGATGAAATGCTCGATCGGATCATCAATGGCATGGGCCGCGTAGGGAGGTAA
- the flgL gene encoding flagellar hook-associated protein FlgL yields the protein MRVTQSMLAGNMLRNIGQSYGRLGELQNQLYSNRKISKPSQDPVVAMKGIAYRESLAEIKQFQKNVSHAQSWLDNTDTSLAHADNAMKRIRDLVVQANNGPVSAGDQAKIEKEVAELREDLIDIANTQFGGRYIFNGTNTETPPIDESRPAGGDPPPYMTGQQPYEVEVSKGVKIDISTKAEDLFNEDLFNMLDDLKAALSDTENSDMDGMLDKIDNYLGDLTAERAEVGARTNRVDLVKDRMDSQHLFATEVLSKNEDADIEKVITELKMQETVHRAALSVGARIMQPSLMDFLR from the coding sequence ATGAGAGTGACGCAATCGATGCTGGCAGGAAATATGTTGCGAAATATTGGTCAGAGCTACGGTCGTTTAGGCGAGTTGCAAAACCAGCTTTATTCGAACCGGAAAATTAGTAAGCCTTCGCAAGATCCAGTCGTGGCGATGAAAGGCATCGCCTACCGTGAAAGTTTAGCTGAAATTAAACAATTTCAAAAAAATGTCTCTCACGCGCAAAGCTGGCTTGATAATACGGATACGAGTCTTGCTCACGCCGATAACGCAATGAAACGAATTCGTGACCTCGTCGTTCAGGCAAATAATGGTCCTGTATCCGCAGGAGATCAGGCGAAAATCGAAAAAGAAGTTGCTGAGCTTCGTGAAGACCTCATAGATATAGCCAATACCCAATTTGGTGGGCGCTATATTTTTAATGGCACAAACACAGAGACACCTCCGATCGATGAAAGCCGTCCAGCTGGTGGTGATCCACCTCCATACATGACGGGTCAGCAGCCATATGAAGTAGAAGTATCTAAAGGTGTCAAAATTGATATTAGTACAAAAGCGGAAGATTTATTTAATGAAGACCTTTTTAACATGCTCGATGATTTAAAAGCAGCCTTGTCCGATACGGAAAACAGTGACATGGATGGAATGCTTGATAAGATTGACAATTACTTAGGGGACTTGACTGCTGAGCGGGCAGAAGTTGGAGCACGGACGAACCGTGTTGACCTTGTCAAGGATCGTATGGATTCTCAGCATTTGTTTGCCACCGAAGTGTTGTCTAAAAATGAAGACGCTGATATTGAAAAAGTCATCACAGAACTAAAAATGCAGGAAACGGTTCATCGAGCGGCGCTTTCAGTAGGTGCGCGTATCATGCAGCCGAGCCTCATGGATTTTCTAAGATAA
- a CDS encoding flagellar protein FlgN: MTIVEMLQQLHFIHIELLEIARSKRVVLLENNMERLQEMTAREKVCIDQVNAIWKHMQENGMHHIEHGLSDMEPDAEQAARGDLAQLLETMNTLRLLNDENQKLVEQSLHFVHQTIDWALPPATDYTYDPNQQTTAPPIRTFDSKA, translated from the coding sequence ATGACAATCGTGGAGATGCTCCAGCAATTACACTTTATCCATATCGAGCTGCTTGAGATTGCTCGCTCTAAACGTGTTGTCCTTTTAGAGAACAACATGGAAAGACTACAAGAAATGACCGCTCGTGAAAAAGTGTGTATTGACCAAGTGAATGCGATTTGGAAGCATATGCAAGAGAACGGTATGCATCACATCGAGCATGGGTTGTCCGATATGGAGCCTGACGCTGAGCAAGCTGCGCGCGGTGACCTTGCCCAATTATTAGAGACGATGAATACGCTACGTTTACTAAACGATGAGAATCAGAAGCTTGTCGAGCAATCCTTGCACTTTGTTCATCAGACCATCGATTGGGCATTGCCGCCAGCTACTGATTATACATATGATCCAAACCAACAGACGACTGCACCGCCCATTCGTACATTTGATTCAAAAGCATAG
- a CDS encoding TIGR03826 family flagellar region protein, with product MEVDNCPSCGALFYRTATQDVCRSCFLKEEELFDRVHVFLKQRKNRTANMQEVVEKTGVEEPVILKFLKKGRLRVVNFPNLGYPCERCGQAIQQGTICDSCSQEISRDLATFDKEQERTARVKAESRHTYHIWSGKSDKPDER from the coding sequence ATGGAGGTTGACAACTGTCCTAGCTGTGGCGCTTTATTTTATCGCACAGCAACCCAAGATGTTTGTCGCAGTTGTTTTCTAAAAGAAGAAGAGCTTTTCGATCGTGTACACGTTTTTTTAAAGCAAAGGAAAAACCGGACTGCTAATATGCAGGAAGTTGTGGAAAAAACCGGTGTTGAAGAACCTGTGATATTAAAGTTTCTCAAAAAAGGACGTTTGCGTGTCGTTAATTTTCCAAACTTAGGTTATCCGTGCGAACGGTGTGGTCAAGCGATTCAGCAAGGGACGATTTGCGACTCTTGCAGTCAAGAAATCTCGAGAGATTTGGCGACCTTTGATAAAGAGCAGGAACGTACAGCACGAGTAAAAGCAGAATCCCGGCACACGTATCATATATGGTCCGGTAAATCCGATAAGCCAGACGAGAGGTGA
- the flgM gene encoding flagellar biosynthesis anti-sigma factor FlgM produces MKINPYQSLSSSLYIQNKENASQDSKAENAQQKELSQRIANDSIDISKEAKIMQMSQTLDEDRTAKLEKLKEQIDQGTYDKDLLKTAQKMFDYWNPRGTDQ; encoded by the coding sequence TTGAAAATCAATCCTTACCAATCGCTGTCATCTTCACTATACATTCAAAATAAAGAGAATGCTTCACAAGACAGCAAGGCAGAAAACGCGCAACAAAAAGAGCTTTCCCAGCGGATAGCTAATGATTCTATTGATATTTCTAAAGAGGCAAAAATCATGCAAATGAGTCAGACGCTTGATGAAGACCGTACTGCTAAACTTGAAAAACTAAAAGAGCAAATTGATCAGGGGACTTATGATAAAGATTTATTAAAGACCGCTCAGAAGATGTTTGACTATTGGAACCCTCGGGGGACGGATCAATGA